In Monodelphis domestica isolate mMonDom1 chromosome 3, mMonDom1.pri, whole genome shotgun sequence, the following proteins share a genomic window:
- the LOC130458416 gene encoding uncharacterized protein LOC130458416, producing MTTIFFDNYTAAEVGALRNEGYLQIFILIGTVIFVILNTIFRDEKIKKIEDKMQAQLEDLKSLLQDQLENNHSTRNRPVSEPLNEEISFPEIEMESTLPIAQLTDCFSRAVQILSEFNPQNPPPAIPASHVPSPTENQIPMQEKSCPPKKTCSCQTDPQVQNSTRGLFPLREVPEIGRNGDVVTLRHRIPFTPQEINEFTRNIPTYEQDPFLVTKKMGDIFFQYNPSYKDVESLLQAFLSEREKNKIIAHVNKTRGRNAAHWPSQDPEWDYNNPDDYLQLYRCREAILTSMKECADNTDKWMELEKIKQKAEETPSRFMDRIIEFGDRYLDWDLTKESSIRQVRRIFVNNSCKAIKNYFKTQCPRWSDMDLEELRKTAIYVLKGNEEKEIENNDDMEEMKKKMKYLIDRITKLESGHDNEPTTIAPLQKSNYQSITCHFCEKKGHKMMECRTFLKMFGRNTQFNNSFRNNNYNEYRNKNFRNQNYRNRNWEINDNAQIEENFNDNTQQYMRNGARPKTTRGTNDPQRGALQGGAQGISQTQ from the coding sequence atgactactatattctttgacaattatacagcagctgaagtaggggcattgaggaatgaaggatacctccaaatttttatattaataggtactgtcatttttgtaatcctcaatactatatttagagatgaaaaaataaaaaaaattgaggataaaatgcaagcccaattagaagatctaaaaagtctcttacaggatcaattggaaaacaaccactctaccagaaacagacctgtttctgaacctttgaatgaggaaatttccttccctgaaatagagatggaaagcaccttgcctatagcccagttaacagactgcttctctcgtgcagtgcaaatcttgtctgaatttaatccccaaaaccctccccctgcaatcccagcttctcatgttccttctcctacagaaaaccaaattccaatgcaagagaaatCTTGTCCTCCTAAAAAAACCTgttcttgtcaaactgacccacaggtgcaaaattcaactagaggcctgtttcctctaagagaagtacctgaaataggacgaaatggggatgtggtgactttaagacataggataccgtttactccccaagaaataaatgaatttacacgaaatatccccacatatgaacaagatccttttctagtaacaaaaaagatgggagacatattttttcagtataatccgtcttacaaggacgttgagagcttactacaggcttttttaagtgaacgtgaaaaaaataaaataattgctcatgtcaacaaaaccagggggcgtaatgcagcacattggccatctcaggatcccgaatgggactataacaatcctgatgattatctacaactataccgttgtagagaggccatcctcacgtccatgaaggaatgtgcagacaatacagataagtggatggaactggaaaaaattaagcaaaaggccgAAGAAaccccctccagatttatggacagaattatcgagtttggggacagatacttagattgggacttaactaaagagagtagtataagacaagttagaagaatctttgtaaacaattcttgcaaagcaattaaaaattatttcaaaacacaatgcccaagatggtcagatatggaccttgaagaattgcgaaaaacagctatatatgttttaaagggaaacgaagaaaaggagatagaaaacaatgatgacatggaggaaatgaagaaaaaaatgaaatatttaatagataggataactaaattagaaagtgggcatgataatgaaccaacgacaattgcccctctccagaaatccaattatcaatccattacttgccacttctgtgagaagaagggccacaaaatgatggaatgtagaacctttcttaagatgtttggaaggaatacacagtttaataatagttttagaaataataactataatgaatatagaaataagaactttagaaaccagaattatagaaataggaattgggaaattaatgacaatgctcaaattgaagaaaattttaatgataatactcaacaatatatgagaaatggcgctcgtccaaaaactactcgaggtactaatgaccctcagagaggtgcccttcaggggggtgcccaaggaatatcccaaacacaatga